In the genome of Primulina eburnea isolate SZY01 unplaced genomic scaffold, ASM2296580v1 ctg808_ERROPOS3000000+, whole genome shotgun sequence, one region contains:
- the LOC140822338 gene encoding uncharacterized protein, whose protein sequence is MGDQKIWHWTLLFCCTIVLVQSLNDEGTILLEFKKYLSDPYLNLQNWNALDSSPCNWTGIGCSLDSKVISVHLSGLNLSGSLSSSICQLPFLIELNMSKNFISGPVPDDFNSFHNIKVLDLCTNRLYNPFPLQLCNITSLRMLYLCENYMFGEIPHEIGNMMSLEELVIYNNNLTGVIPSSIGKLKNLWIIRAGRNFLSGPVPTEISECESLAVLGLAENRLDGGFPIELQKLENLTSLILWNNLLSGEIPPEIGNFTSLELLALHGNKFTGIIPKEIGKLAQLKRLYLYTNQLNGTIPPELSNCSNAVEIDLSENRLTGFIPKFLGQMSNLRLLYLFENFLQGNIPTELGQLKQLTKLDLSMNNLTGSIPSALQNLPFLKDFQLFHNQLGGIIPPFIGAFSNLSVLDLSKNNLVGNIPAQICRFQKLSFLSLGSNKLSGNVPHGLKTCKSLEQLMLGDNLLTGSLSVEYTKLQNLSALELYHNRFSGLIPSEIGNSRNLERLLLSHNHFIGHIPPEVGNLVKLAAFNVSWNQLFGSIPQELGNCVKLERLDLSNNFFIGSVPDKLGMLVKLELLKLSDNGFTGAIPATLGSLVRLTELQMGGNLFSGVIPIELGRLTSLQIALNISHNNLTGSIPSSLGDLQMLESLFLNDNQLSGEIPNVVGGMRSLWICNLSNNNLVGMVPTTLVFERMDQSNFMGNKGLCILGLNHCHSFQSSSVPSRSSWFKKGSYKEKIITIISLCIGLISLIFIVGVCWQMKRHKSAFAALEDQLKSDELGSYYFPKEGFNYHDLVEATGNFSDTAIIGKGACGTVYRAVMGNDQVIAVKKLKAYGEGASSDNSFRAEISTLGKIRHKNIVKLYGFCYHQDSNLILYEYMANGSLGEILHGNEMACMLDWNARYKIALGAAEGLCYLHHDCKPQIIHRDIKSNNILLDEHLEAHVGDFGLAKMVDFPLSKSLSAVAGSYGYIAPEYAYTMKVTEKCDIYSFGVVLLELLTGKSPVQPLDQGGDLVTMVRRSLQKLEIEPHIYDQRIDLSAKKTVEEMSLVLKIALFCTSTSPLNRPTMREVIAMLIDAREEVSNSPPSPTSETPLDREASC, encoded by the exons ATGGGAGACCAAAAGATTTGGCATTGGACATTACTATTCTGTTGTACAATTGTTTTGGTTCAGTCATTGAATGACGAGGGAACTATTCTTTTGGAGTTCAAAAAATACCTTAGTGATCCTTATCTTAATCTTCAAAATTGGAATGCTTTGGATTCTAGTCCTTGCAATTGGACAGGTATTGGGTGTAGCTTAGATTCTAAGGTAATCTCCGTACATCTTAGTGGCCTGAATTTATCTGGGAGTTTATCTTCAAGCATTTGTCAACTCCCATTCTTGATCGAACTGAACATGTCGAAAAACTTCATATCCGGCCCAGTCCCTGATGATTTCAATTCCTTTCATAATATTAAGGTTTTAGATCTTTGCACAAATCGGTTGTATAACCCATTCCCTCTCCAACTATGCAATATTACCTCTCTTAGAATGCTCTATCTATGTGAGAATTATATGTTTGGAGAAATCCCACATGAAATTGGAAACATGATGTCGCTTGAGGAGCTTGTGATCTATAATAACAATTTAACGGGGGTTATCCCTTCATCCATTGGCAAACTGAAAAATCTTTGGATTATTAGGGCTGGTAGAAATTTTTTATCAGGTCCCGTTCCCACTGAAATAAGTGAATGTGAGAGTTTGGCTGTGTTAGGCTTGGCTGAAAACAGGCTAGATGGTGGTTTCCCTATTGAGCTGCAAAAGCTTGAGAATCTTACCTCCTTGATTCTTTGGAACAATCTTCTTTCTGGTGAAATTCCTCCTGAGATAGGTAATTTCACTAGCTTGGAGTTACTAGCTCTGCATGGGAATAAGTTTACTGGAATTATCCCGAAAGAGATTGGGAAATTGGCTCAGTTGAAGAGACTGTACCTTTACACTAATCAGTTGAATGGAACCATTCCCCCAGAGTTATCCAATTGTTCAAATGCCGTTGAGATCGATCTTTCCGAGAACCGTTTGACGGGATTCATCCCAAAATTTTTGGGTCAGATGTCTAATCTCCGTTTACTCTATCTTTTTGAGAACTTCCTCCAAGGAAATATTCCGACCGAGTTAGGGCAGTTGAAGCAGCTGACAAAATTAGACCTGTCCATGAATAATTTAACTGGTTCAATACCTTCAGCATTGCAAAATCTCCCATTCTTGAAAGACTTTCAACTGTTTCACAATCAGCTTGGTGGCATAATTCCCCCGTTTATTGGAGCTTTTAGCAACCTCTCTGTTCTTGATCTTTCCAAGAATAATCTTGTAGGCAACATACCTGCACAAATTTGTAGGTTTCAGAAATTGTCTTTTCTTAGCCTGGGATCGAACAAGTTGTCTGGAAACGTTCCCCATGGCCTAAAAACTTGCAAGTCTCTTGAGCAGCTAATGTTGGGAGACAACTTGCTTACAGGGAGCCTTTCTGTTGAATACACGAAACTTCAGAACCTTTCTGCCCTTGAGCTGTATCATAATCGATTCTCGGGACTAATACCTTCAGAAATAGGGAATTCCAGGAATCTAGAGAGACTGCTTCTGTCACATAACCACTTTATCGGGCACATTCCTCCTGAAGTTGGAAATCTTGTCAAGCTTGCCGCCTTTAATGTTTCTTGGAACCAGCTATTTGGCAGTATACCCCAAGAGTTGGGTAACTGTGTGAAGCTCGAAAGGCTTGATCTAAGTAACAATTTCTTTATTGGATCTGTTCCAGATAAACTTGGAATGTTGGTGAAACTGGAGTTGCTGAAGTTATCTGATAATGGATTCACAGGTGCAATTCCTGCAACTTTAGGGAGCCTTGTCAGGTTAACCGAATTGCAAATGGGAGGAAACTTGTTTTCAGGGGTTATTCCTATTGAGCTAGGACGACTTACTTCTCTTCAAATTGCTCTCAATATCAGCCATAACAATCTCACTGGCTCAATTCCAAGTAGTCTGGGTGACCTGCAGATGCTTGAATCACTTTTCTTGAATGATAACCAGCTTAGTGGTGAAATTCCTAACGTGGTAGGGGGGATGCGCAGCCTCTGGATATGCAACCTTTCGAATAACAATCTAGTTGGAATGGTTCCAACAACTCTAGTATTCGAGAGGATGGACCAGAGTAATTTTATGGGAAACAAGGGGCTATGCATATTAGGTTTGAATCATTGCCATTCATTTCAAAGTTCATCAGTTCCTTCAAGATCAAGCTGGTTCAAGAAGGGTTCttataaagaaaaaataatcACCATTATCTCACTCTGCATCGGACTGATCTCGTTGATTTTCATTGTTGGAGTATGTTGGCAGATGAAACGACATAAATCTGCTTTTGCTGCACTTGAAGACCAACTGAAGAGTGATGAGTTAGGTAGCTACTACTTTCCCAAAGAAGGTTTCAATTATCATGATCTTGTCGAGGCAACAGGGAACTTTTCAGATACGGCAATTATAGGAAAAGGAGCCTGTGGAACTGTATACAGAGCAGTAATGGGAAATGATCAAGTGATTGCAGTTAAAAAGTTGAAGGCCTACGGTGAAGGAGCAAGTTCAGACAACAGTTTTCGTGCTGAAATATCAACTCTTGGGAAGATAAGGCACAAAAACATAGTGAAATTATATGGCTTTTGCTACCATCAAGATAGCAATCTTATCTTGTACGAGTACATGGCAAATGGAAGCCTCGGAGAGATACTACATGGGAATGAAATGGCATGTATGCTCGACTGGAATGCACGATACAAAATAGCTCTTGGGGCTGCTGAGGGATTATGCTATCTCCACCATGATTGTAAGCCTCAAATTATACATCGTGACATAAAATCGAACAACATCTTACTGGATGAACATTTGGAGGCACATGTTGGAGATTTTGGCTTAGCTAAGATGGTCGATTTCCCCTTGTCGAAGTCTTTATCTGCTGTAGCGGGTTCATATGGCTACATTGCTCCCG AATACGCTTACACCATGAAAGTGACAGAGAAGTGCGATATATACAGTTTTGGGGTGGTTCTATTGGAATTACTCACTGGTAAATCTCCAGTTCAACCGCTGGATCAAGGAGGCGACCTGGTAACAATGGTGAGGAGATCTCTTCAAAAACTAGAGATAGAACCTCACATATATGACCAACGAATTGATCTTAGTGCCAAAAAAACAGTCGAGGAGATGTCTCTGGTTCTGAAGATCGCTTTGTTTTGTACCAGCACGTCGCCTCTCAACAGGCCAACAATGCGAGAGGTCATTGCTATGTTGATTGATGCCAGAGAGGAAGTGAGCAATTCTCCACCTTCTCCAACATCAGAAACTCCTTTAGATAGGGAAGCTAGTTGTTGA
- the LOC140822357 gene encoding serine/threonine-protein kinase WAG2-like, whose amino-acid sequence MELEESEVYYSNLAYSDLDLSFTSVSTTTTTTDRTVSARSSLALSCNESRLSTTSSTTTPSTAIKNANHRPHRRHDNPNWAAIKTATTLSFDGSLHLRHLKLLRLVGAGNLGRVFLCRLRDNDHANFALKVVDRNSLTSKKLSHVQTEARILSSLDHPFLPTLYAHLEVSHYTCLLMDFCPNGDLHALLRKQPTKRLSVQAVRFFAAEVLLALEYLHSQGIVYRDLKPENILIREDGHIMLSDFDLCFQSDVSPKLENRTQIKARSARYSCLIDRQRVERVTEFVAEPMAAFSRSCVGTHEYLAPEMVTRYGHGNGVDWWAFGVLIYELLYGTTPFKGRSKESTLRNIASTRGLRFQVSEGDIEESGMAEARDLIEKLLVKDPRRRLGCAKGATDIKRHPFFDGIKWPLIRNCHPPVVRGLAVKRSKSKEHATAVSSLRRRRCFWKRLACLIRSKASKYSLNSNYNYYYSHVHHKLRKCN is encoded by the coding sequence ATGGAGCTTGAAGAATCTGAAGTTTACTACTCCAATTTAGCATACTCAGACCTAGACCTGAGCTTCACCTCCGTCTCCACCACCACTACAACCACCGACCGTACTGTTAGTGCCCGCAGCAGCTTAGCTTTGAGCTGCAATGAGTCCCGCTTATCTACTACTTCCAGTACTACTACTCCCTCCACCGCCATAAAAAATGCTAATCACCGCCCGCACCGCCGCCACGACAATCCCAACTGGGCTGCCATCAAGACTGCGACCACATTGTCATTTGATGGTTCGCTCCACCTCCGCCACCTCAAGCTGCTACGCCTCGTTGGCGCTGGAAACCTTGGCCGCGTCTTCCTCTGTCGCCTGCGCGACAATGATCACGCTAACTTTGCTCTTAAAGTCGTCGATCGTAATTCTTTGACTTCTAAGAAACTTTCCCACGTGCAAACTGAGGCGCGAATTCTCTCCTCTCTCGACCACCCTTTTCTCCCTACGTTATACGCCCACTTGGAAGTTTCGCATTACACTTGCCTTCTCATGGATTTCTGCCCCAACGGAGACCTGCATGCATTGCTTCGCAAGCAACCCACGAAACGGTTATCGGTTCAGGCTGTCAGGTTCTTCGCAGCTGAAGTTCTCTTGGCTCTAGAGTATTTACATTCACAGGGCATTGTGTACCGCGATCTTAAACCGGAGAACATATTAATCCGTGAGGACGGTCACATTATGTTATCAGATTTTGATTTGTGTTTCCAATCTGACGTTTCTCCGAAACTGGAAAATAGGACACAGATTAAGGCCAGGTCCGCAAGATATTCATGTCTCATAGATCGGCAACGGGTGGAACGGGTTACAGAATTCGTGGCGGAGCCAATGGCAGCGTTTTCGAGATCGTGTGTCGGTACTCATGAGTACTTGGCGCCGGAAATGGTCACTAGATACGGTCACGGAAACGGAGTAGACTGGTGGGCGTTTGGGGTGTTGATTTATGAGTTACTATACGGCACAACGCCGTTCAAGGGTAGGAGCAAGGAGTCAACACTGCGCAATATAGCATCGACTAGAGGGCTGAGATTTCAGGTGTCGGAAGGTGATATTGAGGAGTCCGGGATGGCGGAGGCCAGAGATTTGATCGAGAAATTGTTGGTGAAGGACCCCAGAAGGAGGCTAGGGTGCGCAAAGGGTGCGACGGATATCAAACGTCACCCATTTTTCGACGGAATTAAATGGCCACTGATCCGTAACTGCCATCCGCCGGTGGTGCGTGGCCTCGCCGTTAAACGGAGTAAAAGTAAGGAGCACGCCACCGCAGTTTCGTCCCTCAGAAGGCGGCGCTGCTTTTGGAAGAGGCTTGCTTGTTTGATAAGGAGTAAAGCGTCTAAATATAGCTTAAATTCTAATTACAACTATTATTATTCACATGTCCATCATAAACTTAGGAaatgtaattaa